The DNA segment TGGCCGATCTAGCGCGTAATACCGGAGTTTCAGAGGTGACGATCCGTCAGGATCTGAATCTATTGGAAAAGCGTAACTACCTAAAGCGCATCCACGGATACGCCGTGGCGCTAGAAAGCGACGATGTAGATGCTCGAATGATGATTAATTTCACGTTAAAACAAAAATTGGCGGCCTATGCCGCGTCTTTGGTTAACGATGGCGAAACGATTTTTATCGAAAACGGCAGTACTAATGCCCTTCTCGCCCGTTATCTGGCAGAACGTAAGCGCGTTACGTTGGTGACCGTGAGCACCTACATAGCGCACCTGCTGAAAGAAACGGATTGTGATGTCATTTTGATGGGTGGGCTGTACCAAAAACGCAGCGAAACGATGGTAGGTCCACTAACTCGCCAGTGCATTCAGCAAGTTTATTTCAACAAAGCCTTCCTCGGTATTGATGGTTTTCATCCTGAAACAGGCTTTACCGGTCGCGATATGATGCGCACCGATATTGCTAACACAGTATTAGCCAAAGGCGTTGAAAACATTGTGCTGACAGATTCATCAAAGTTCGGCCAAATAAACCCCAACCCCTTGCAGCCCACTCATGCGATTAATCGGGTAATCACCGACTATCGTTTAAGCGACGAATACAGAAACCATCTCAAAAAGATGAATATTGAGCTTGATATCGTGTATGAAGAGCAAGGTACGCTATGAGTGACATCACCTTCAGCCGTGAGCAGACCTCGCAGATGGTCCACAAATTACAAAAATATCTACAGGCTGAATTAGACGTCGAAATTGGTGATTTTGATGCAGAGTTCTTGCTGGATTTCTTTGCCAAAGAGCTCGGAGCGCATTTTTATAATCAAGGGATGGCTGACGCGCTGCGCGTAGTAGAAGAAAGAACGGAAGATCTTGTCGATACCCTAACTTGGCTGCAAAAGCCTGTCGATTAAAAACATACCTCCATACATGCACTCATAGCGAACTCTACGCCCGATATTAGGGGGAACCGTAGGGATGGGGTCGTAGCAGCTTTAGCTGCCGAAGCGCCCCACCCTACGGTAGCCCCCGTGAATCTCAATCGCCAAAGCGACCAGCATCAGCCATCACACTATCTTTTTCTATAGTATTAATACTCAGAGTTAACAATAACCTCTTCACCCAGCGCACCGGCTTTTGGCAACGGCTGATAGCTTGAGTTGGATGCGCGCAATACGCGAATACCCCGGATCCCGACATCGCGAGCCGCGGTGATATCCCCATCCGAATCGCCGTAATAAACCTTAATCTGCTTTTCCTTAATCCAGTTTATCTTGGTATTTTGCCCCGGTTGGTCACCTGCGAAAATCACGCTATTCATGCTGGCTGCCGGTATCGAGAAATCTTCTTGCAAGGTATTCGTAACGGTTTCTGTTTTGGTCGGGCTGCGACCGGTAATGAAATAGATGCTGTCGCCGCGTTTAAGGTGCATGGCAATCAGATCTTTGCCCACCTGCTTGGGCATACTGAAGCTGTCCCAGCCGTTATTCATTTTCTCCCAAAATGCCGGATCTTTCAGATAGCTTTGATCTTGCGGAGAGAACTCTTTCTGCCCACGATAAAACCCTGGGCTCGAAAATAGCACCGTATCATCAATATCAAAACCGACTGCGATAGGAGGAATGCCCTGTAGGCTATTCTCAATCTGTGTCACCGAAACC comes from the Hafnia alvei genome and includes:
- a CDS encoding DNA-binding transcriptional regulator YciT, whose protein sequence is MNSRQQAILQYVNDIRRVSVADLARNTGVSEVTIRQDLNLLEKRNYLKRIHGYAVALESDDVDARMMINFTLKQKLAAYAASLVNDGETIFIENGSTNALLARYLAERKRVTLVTVSTYIAHLLKETDCDVILMGGLYQKRSETMVGPLTRQCIQQVYFNKAFLGIDGFHPETGFTGRDMMRTDIANTVLAKGVENIVLTDSSKFGQINPNPLQPTHAINRVITDYRLSDEYRNHLKKMNIELDIVYEEQGTL
- a CDS encoding DUF2164 domain-containing protein → MSDITFSREQTSQMVHKLQKYLQAELDVEIGDFDAEFLLDFFAKELGAHFYNQGMADALRVVEERTEDLVDTLTWLQKPVD
- the aphA gene encoding acid phosphatase AphA — translated: MRKIAVALSALAFVISLSPSTQAKVSTDTPLNAGVTVAQLAHQAPIHWVSVTQIENSLQGIPPIAVGFDIDDTVLFSSPGFYRGQKEFSPQDQSYLKDPAFWEKMNNGWDSFSMPKQVGKDLIAMHLKRGDSIYFITGRSPTKTETVTNTLQEDFSIPAASMNSVIFAGDQPGQNTKINWIKEKQIKVYYGDSDGDITAARDVGIRGIRVLRASNSSYQPLPKAGALGEEVIVNSEY